In Leptospira bourretii, a genomic segment contains:
- a CDS encoding DUF1574 family protein, which produces MRSKFLGIGITLLFFLVLEIVVRFTGIHYLEQPEIFFVNLKKNFVESGKGDADIIVLGDSRSMALAGYPKQADVEFSIYNHSLPAMGPKYYRFFLDKYLKKGNAKPKMILFAASPKLYSTGYGPPLYDPDAKAVKENESVSEYLNRRWNEGIKKNFFRTATPTNIISYSGKQEDANQILWEFFGHRYLHQFTFSELSNQYSGVERLYILSKAMPLLYESYRFHGAIRNALSGTNWKVDKNYKERSLFCEACENVEAGLCKPASSQLEDNRTIEDQITRHFGKYNISNRLKPELVLFSKELIRKELDAELKNPIPYVYRKPDFIVLKELIEYTRSQGIQFGMIYMPWIQEKQESRESKDLLADLKVFFRENPDVGLFFFPDSSYPSERFVDNIHYDCRGEKRVNEEFRNFVLPQVFRFLNSKQKSN; this is translated from the coding sequence TTGCGTTCTAAATTTTTAGGAATTGGGATTACCCTCTTATTTTTTTTGGTATTGGAAATTGTGGTCCGATTTACTGGAATCCACTATTTGGAACAACCGGAAATTTTCTTTGTCAATTTAAAGAAAAACTTTGTAGAATCCGGCAAAGGTGACGCCGACATAATTGTGTTAGGTGATTCTAGGTCAATGGCTTTGGCTGGATATCCAAAACAAGCAGATGTCGAATTTTCTATTTATAATCATAGTTTGCCGGCAATGGGACCCAAATACTATCGTTTCTTTTTGGATAAGTATTTAAAAAAGGGAAATGCCAAACCAAAAATGATTTTGTTTGCAGCATCACCTAAACTTTATTCTACGGGATATGGCCCGCCACTTTACGATCCAGATGCTAAGGCCGTCAAAGAAAATGAATCAGTTTCTGAATACCTCAATCGAAGATGGAATGAAGGCATAAAAAAGAATTTTTTTCGAACTGCCACTCCTACAAATATCATCAGTTACAGCGGAAAACAAGAAGATGCAAACCAAATCCTTTGGGAGTTTTTTGGACATCGTTATCTCCACCAATTTACATTTTCCGAATTATCCAATCAGTATTCTGGTGTAGAACGTTTGTACATTCTATCCAAAGCCATGCCGCTTTTATACGAATCGTATCGGTTTCATGGTGCCATTCGCAATGCGCTTAGTGGAACCAATTGGAAAGTGGACAAAAATTACAAAGAACGATCTCTTTTTTGTGAGGCGTGTGAAAATGTGGAAGCGGGACTTTGTAAACCTGCCTCTTCCCAATTAGAAGACAATCGCACCATCGAAGACCAAATCACTCGCCATTTCGGAAAGTATAATATTTCTAATCGATTGAAACCAGAACTTGTTTTGTTTTCGAAAGAGTTGATTCGCAAGGAATTGGATGCAGAACTTAAAAATCCAATTCCTTATGTTTACCGCAAACCTGACTTTATCGTATTAAAAGAACTGATCGAATACACACGTTCACAAGGGATCCAATTTGGAATGATCTACATGCCATGGATTCAGGAAAAACAAGAATCTAGGGAGTCCAAAGACCTTCTAGCCGATCTAAAAGTTTTTTTTAGAGAGAATCCAGATGTCGGGCTCTTTTTCTTTCCCGATTCCTCTTACCCAAGTGAGAGATTTGTAGATAATATCCATTACGATTGCCGAGGAGAAAAACGGGTAAACGAAGAATTCCGTAATTTTGTTCTTCCTCAAGTGTTTCGTTTTTTAAATTCCAAACAAAAATCCAATTGA